In Pseudoxanthobacter soli DSM 19599, the following are encoded in one genomic region:
- a CDS encoding LodA/GoxA family CTQ-dependent oxidase, with the protein MDREDFAHPALDRRELLKGAATTVAAVLPFSAPVPAAAAEGEPARPQRTTFRIHPAMGLSRVGNSAAFYLAPETAAGELATTGEALWGGLPLDPSSGAPLDADGFRDAEGRLKRQATRYRIYAYTEAGWPTGEGQEIVLGSVVDGRTVKDIVWTVHVANKKLNNFSHNSGAEEVNLSFYRDGRTPPVRRPGDGPLDSEKRLATLVIDPGPRALSARADAGKVAAFDRTTPASFAKPDGTVAVAADYPKSFPADHFTLDVPLRPIDSLGDIRIEAETGRLIFAPGFGNTVGIMVDGKVPSLEGSPIFIEHDQWFDDVSDGPVDATLVFEDGSVETVAGAWALAGAPGFAPQVRNVVTVWDDVYDVFVRELGLVPELHDGRGYMPGFRPVFEDDIRPLFQAVKLLRWNIHLPRYAVMAHDAIGDIKPADDPTAKLPNFKSLIRNPFVPSQDSIGQPLMPLSLGSAGKPFLSITPTQYFMLHQWHGKLLAENPRRPLGPGETLDRVTLVNGVAGRMNPGLQYPFVILDTHLFRRDWRTAGCGPFRINAATLDYAAARKDRPFLGVGYVPLRDAPVEPGDLTKFMAVPWLTDFNQCTIHPPFPNPNGDKTLYWSWPAERPFVVHPQSLSHFDAERGWTPGQQVYAVRGAGTTTHYPALEGRFQVQRAFVLNWYKVGFVVQASRIDPAARPASADDPFLEVASFFETSPDQTVAEWPSFNVPPAP; encoded by the coding sequence GCGGCGTTCTATCTCGCCCCGGAAACCGCCGCCGGCGAACTCGCCACGACCGGAGAGGCGCTGTGGGGCGGCCTGCCTCTCGACCCGTCGAGTGGCGCGCCGCTCGACGCAGACGGGTTCCGCGATGCCGAGGGGCGGCTCAAGCGCCAGGCGACCCGATACCGCATCTATGCCTACACCGAGGCGGGCTGGCCCACCGGCGAGGGGCAGGAAATCGTCCTCGGCAGCGTCGTCGACGGCAGGACCGTGAAGGACATCGTCTGGACCGTCCACGTCGCCAACAAGAAGCTCAACAACTTCTCCCACAACAGCGGGGCCGAGGAGGTCAATCTCAGCTTCTACCGCGACGGCAGAACGCCGCCGGTCCGCCGCCCCGGGGACGGGCCGCTCGACAGCGAAAAGCGTCTTGCGACCCTGGTGATCGATCCAGGACCACGCGCCCTGTCGGCCCGTGCGGACGCCGGCAAGGTCGCGGCCTTCGACCGGACGACGCCCGCGAGTTTCGCCAAGCCGGACGGCACCGTCGCCGTTGCCGCCGACTATCCGAAGAGCTTTCCCGCCGATCATTTCACGCTCGACGTGCCGCTGCGTCCGATCGACAGCCTCGGCGACATCCGCATCGAGGCAGAGACCGGCCGCCTGATCTTCGCGCCCGGCTTCGGCAACACCGTCGGCATCATGGTCGACGGCAAGGTGCCCTCGCTCGAAGGCAGCCCGATCTTCATCGAGCACGACCAGTGGTTCGACGACGTCTCCGACGGCCCGGTCGATGCCACGCTGGTGTTCGAGGACGGATCGGTGGAGACGGTCGCCGGCGCATGGGCGCTCGCCGGGGCGCCCGGGTTCGCGCCGCAGGTCCGCAACGTCGTCACGGTCTGGGACGATGTCTACGACGTGTTCGTCCGTGAACTCGGCCTAGTTCCCGAACTCCACGACGGCAGGGGCTACATGCCGGGGTTCCGCCCGGTGTTCGAGGACGATATCCGCCCGCTGTTCCAGGCGGTGAAGCTGCTGCGCTGGAACATCCATCTGCCGCGTTACGCCGTGATGGCACACGACGCGATCGGCGACATCAAGCCCGCGGACGATCCGACGGCCAAGCTGCCGAACTTCAAGTCGCTCATCCGCAACCCGTTCGTGCCGTCGCAGGATTCGATCGGCCAGCCGCTGATGCCGCTCTCGCTCGGCTCCGCCGGAAAGCCGTTCCTGTCGATCACCCCGACGCAATATTTCATGCTGCACCAGTGGCATGGGAAGCTGCTCGCGGAGAACCCCCGCAGGCCGCTCGGCCCCGGCGAGACCCTCGACCGGGTGACGCTCGTCAATGGGGTCGCCGGCCGGATGAACCCGGGTCTGCAATATCCCTTCGTCATCCTCGACACCCACCTGTTCCGGCGGGACTGGCGCACCGCCGGATGCGGCCCGTTCCGTATCAACGCGGCCACGCTCGACTATGCGGCGGCCCGGAAGGACCGCCCGTTCCTCGGCGTCGGCTACGTGCCCCTGCGCGACGCGCCGGTCGAGCCCGGCGACCTGACCAAGTTCATGGCGGTGCCCTGGCTGACCGATTTCAACCAGTGCACGATCCACCCGCCCTTCCCGAATCCGAACGGCGACAAGACGCTTTACTGGTCGTGGCCGGCGGAACGGCCTTTCGTGGTGCACCCGCAATCGCTCTCGCACTTCGACGCGGAACGCGGATGGACCCCTGGGCAACAGGTCTATGCCGTGCGGGGCGCGGGAACGACGACCCACTATCCGGCGCTCGAAGGACGCTTCCAGGTTCAGCGCGCGTTCGTTCTGAACTGGTACAAGGTCGGCTTCGTGGTGCAGGCGAGCCGGATCGACCCCGCGGCGCGGCCGGCATCGGCCGACGATCCCTTCCTCGAAGTGGCGAGCTTCTTCGAGACGTCCCCGGACCAGACGGTTGCGGAGTGGCCGTCCTTCAATGTCCCGCCGGCGCCCTGA
- a CDS encoding tryptophan 7-halogenase, giving the protein MSRRRPDDLPARVSVAIAGAGIAGCAAALALQAAGLTDVVVLDRDRAPAFRLGETIPAFAVGLLKRLGAYGRAATLRPLESSGSTSLWGKDTPGHNDALGDPDGAGWHLDRAAFDAALREEVRARGIALVAGHLTEVRRAEAGGFRLAFARGPAAGAIEADVLLDASGAGATALRRLGIARNPVDELTVRHAVLAVEATGATAARTFLEAVPYGWWYATRIPGDRMVAMVATDPAAAAEAGLSLRSTDGFRRALEATHLVGPAVAAARPAGILSAGGSSASSAILSGIAGPDWLAAGDAGWSCDPLTAQGITKALMEGIAAAAAITDRQRGNAGAFAAYQAIAFARFTANLRLRAALYTAETRWPDKPFWRARRLEGPVPAAEDEPARRLPPLFS; this is encoded by the coding sequence ATGTCCCGCCGGCGCCCTGACGATCTTCCCGCCCGGGTCTCAGTCGCGATCGCGGGCGCCGGGATCGCCGGATGCGCCGCCGCCCTCGCCTTGCAGGCGGCCGGCCTCACGGACGTCGTCGTCCTCGACCGCGACCGGGCGCCGGCATTCCGGCTCGGCGAGACCATTCCGGCCTTCGCGGTGGGCCTGCTGAAGCGGCTCGGCGCCTACGGGCGGGCAGCCACGCTCCGCCCGCTCGAAAGCTCGGGATCCACGTCGCTGTGGGGCAAGGACACGCCCGGCCACAACGACGCGCTGGGCGATCCGGACGGCGCCGGCTGGCATCTCGACCGCGCGGCCTTCGACGCGGCGCTGCGCGAGGAGGTGCGCGCCCGCGGCATCGCCCTCGTCGCCGGGCACCTCACCGAGGTCCGCCGCGCGGAGGCGGGCGGTTTCCGCCTCGCCTTCGCTCGCGGACCGGCGGCCGGCGCGATCGAGGCGGACGTTCTCCTGGACGCCAGCGGCGCCGGCGCCACCGCGCTGCGCCGCCTCGGGATCGCCCGCAATCCGGTCGACGAGCTCACGGTGCGCCATGCCGTCCTGGCGGTGGAGGCGACCGGGGCGACGGCGGCGCGGACATTCCTCGAAGCCGTGCCCTACGGCTGGTGGTACGCCACCCGGATCCCCGGCGACCGCATGGTGGCGATGGTCGCGACCGATCCGGCGGCGGCCGCGGAGGCCGGCCTTTCGCTTCGCAGCACCGACGGCTTCCGTCGCGCTCTGGAGGCGACCCACCTCGTCGGCCCGGCCGTTGCTGCCGCCCGTCCGGCGGGCATCCTGTCGGCCGGCGGCAGCAGCGCATCCTCGGCGATCCTGAGCGGCATCGCGGGCCCGGACTGGCTGGCGGCGGGCGATGCCGGCTGGAGCTGCGATCCCCTGACGGCACAGGGCATCACCAAGGCCCTGATGGAGGGCATCGCCGCCGCGGCGGCGATCACGGATCGGCAGCGCGGCAATGCCGGGGCGTTCGCGGCCTATCAGGCGATTGCGTTCGCCCGTTTCACGGCGAACCTCCGGCTTCGCGCCGCGCTCTACACCGCCGAGACGCGCTGGCCGGACAAGCCGTTCTGGCGCGCCCGCCGCCTCGAGGGCCCGGTGCCGGCGGCGGAAGACGAACCGGCGCGCCGCCTCCCTCCCCTCTTCTCCTGA
- a CDS encoding ABC transporter permease — protein sequence MAKRGTSERTRPGGTAFRLALTLPGAAVTLGLILFALALLCVLAFRFNDGSLFGAGFTLGNFQILATEPLYGIVILRSLVIAGLVTAATVVTAYPVAFYLSFHARSRGLILFLVTLPFWTSYLLRVFAWKIVLAYNGVLNSGLMAAGIWSEPSTAFLNTPAAVVLTLAHAYAPFAILPILVSLDAIPRSLTEAAADLGARPFTVFRRIILPNSMPGVLAGAVVVFVPTVGDYVTPALVGGPNSTMIGSLIQAQFGKAQDWPFGSAIALVVMLVILVVILGVRRIDRRFGSRA from the coding sequence ATGGCCAAGCGCGGCACTTCTGAACGGACCCGGCCGGGCGGCACGGCCTTCCGCCTGGCGCTTACGCTGCCCGGCGCGGCCGTCACCCTGGGGTTGATCCTCTTCGCGCTGGCGCTCCTGTGCGTTCTGGCCTTCCGCTTCAATGACGGTTCGCTGTTCGGCGCCGGCTTCACCCTCGGGAATTTCCAGATTCTCGCGACCGAGCCGCTCTACGGGATCGTGATCCTGCGCTCGCTCGTGATCGCCGGCCTCGTGACCGCCGCAACCGTGGTCACCGCCTATCCGGTCGCGTTCTACCTGTCGTTCCACGCCCGGTCGCGCGGGCTGATCCTGTTCCTGGTGACCCTGCCGTTCTGGACCAGTTATCTGCTGCGGGTGTTCGCCTGGAAGATCGTGCTCGCCTATAACGGCGTGCTCAATTCCGGCCTGATGGCGGCGGGCATCTGGAGCGAGCCCTCGACCGCGTTCCTCAACACGCCCGCGGCGGTGGTGCTGACGCTCGCCCACGCCTACGCGCCCTTCGCCATCCTGCCGATCCTGGTCTCGCTCGACGCCATTCCGCGGTCGCTGACCGAGGCGGCGGCGGATCTCGGCGCCAGGCCGTTCACCGTGTTCCGGCGGATCATCCTGCCGAACTCCATGCCGGGCGTGCTGGCCGGCGCCGTCGTCGTGTTCGTGCCGACCGTCGGCGACTACGTCACCCCGGCGCTGGTCGGCGGCCCCAACAGCACCATGATCGGCAGCCTGATCCAGGCCCAGTTCGGCAAGGCGCAGGACTGGCCGTTCGGCTCCGCCATCGCCCTTGTCGTCATGCTGGTGATCCTCGTCGTCATTCTCGGCGTCCGCCGGATCGACCGCCGCTTCGGGAGCCGCGCATGA
- a CDS encoding ABC transporter permease: MSHDTPLPGPRRPRWLGVYIVGYLIFLYLPIVLIPLFSFNNSVQAAFPLQGFTLDWYRGLAGNEALRAALFTSIGIGISAAFVATLCGLTIAYAELTIGSRLSRVIAGLARMPILIPGVVIGIALLIAVNLIGLGPSRLAIVLGHVLVALPTTVIVIRGSLAAVPRSIPEVAQDLGASDAVVFRRIMLPLALPAAVSAFMLAFLTSFDEFIVAFFLAGTQPTLPLYIWSQLRFPKSLPTVMALGTAILVTSIVIAGAAELLRRRGLRRLPN; the protein is encoded by the coding sequence ATGAGCCACGACACCCCCCTTCCCGGTCCCCGCAGGCCGCGCTGGCTCGGCGTCTACATCGTCGGCTATCTGATCTTCCTCTATCTGCCGATCGTGCTGATCCCGCTGTTTTCGTTCAACAACTCCGTCCAGGCGGCGTTTCCGCTGCAGGGCTTCACCCTCGACTGGTACCGCGGGCTCGCCGGCAACGAGGCACTGCGGGCGGCGCTGTTCACCTCGATCGGCATCGGGATCAGCGCGGCGTTCGTCGCCACGCTGTGCGGCCTGACCATCGCCTATGCGGAGCTGACGATCGGGTCGCGGCTCTCCCGGGTGATCGCCGGGCTCGCGCGGATGCCGATCCTCATTCCCGGGGTGGTGATCGGCATCGCGCTTTTGATCGCGGTCAACCTGATCGGCCTCGGCCCGTCGCGGCTCGCGATCGTGCTCGGCCATGTGCTGGTGGCGCTGCCGACCACCGTGATCGTCATCCGCGGCAGTCTCGCCGCCGTGCCGCGCAGCATTCCCGAAGTCGCGCAGGACCTCGGCGCCAGCGACGCCGTCGTGTTCCGCCGCATCATGCTGCCGCTGGCGCTGCCGGCGGCGGTCTCCGCCTTCATGCTCGCATTCCTGACGAGCTTCGACGAGTTCATCGTCGCCTTCTTCCTCGCCGGCACCCAGCCGACCCTGCCGCTCTACATCTGGAGCCAGCTGCGCTTTCCGAAATCGCTGCCGACCGTCATGGCGCTCGGCACCGCGATCCTCGTGACCTCCATCGTCATTGCCGGTGCCGCCGAACTGCTGCGCCGGCGTGGCCTGCGTCGCCTGCCGAACTGA
- a CDS encoding ABC transporter substrate-binding protein — MSQTPRTILSSLLAATVACATALSPVAASAADKLTYFTWSGYELPEFDAAFLKEHPDGVDASTFGDDDDAFTKVKAGFRPDIAHPCYDKVARWNKEGLIEPIDISRIKNWDKIFPVFRDLPDLQAGPGKVWMVPWDWGNTSVLYRTDLVKDPEQSWNLLWDKAYSGRLATIDAVHDTPLVAAVLAGVNPFDMTPAEMDKVADKLREQRPLLSSYTTDMTSVEQALASGQLVAAMTWNASAVALRKQNVPVTFMKPKEGMLTWACGFVMLKGTPHADLVYDFINSRLEASSGQKLIEDYGYGASTTTAFDAVPKETLESLQLPADPNVALKTTIFTGPMKQADELAKMFEKVKAGG, encoded by the coding sequence ATGTCTCAGACGCCGAGAACGATCCTTTCGAGCCTCCTTGCCGCCACCGTCGCCTGCGCGACGGCGCTGTCGCCGGTCGCCGCCAGCGCGGCCGACAAGCTGACCTACTTCACCTGGTCCGGCTACGAGCTGCCCGAGTTCGACGCCGCCTTCCTCAAGGAGCACCCGGACGGCGTCGACGCCTCGACCTTCGGCGACGACGACGATGCCTTCACGAAAGTGAAAGCCGGCTTCCGGCCCGACATCGCGCATCCCTGCTACGACAAGGTCGCGCGCTGGAACAAGGAAGGGCTGATCGAGCCCATCGACATCTCCCGGATCAAGAACTGGGACAAGATCTTCCCGGTGTTCCGCGACCTGCCGGACCTGCAGGCCGGACCGGGCAAGGTGTGGATGGTGCCGTGGGACTGGGGCAATACCTCGGTCCTCTACCGGACCGACCTCGTGAAGGATCCCGAGCAGAGCTGGAACCTTCTGTGGGACAAGGCCTATAGCGGCCGCCTCGCCACCATCGACGCGGTGCACGACACCCCGCTGGTCGCCGCCGTGCTCGCCGGGGTGAACCCGTTCGACATGACGCCGGCCGAGATGGACAAGGTGGCGGACAAGCTGCGCGAGCAGCGCCCGCTGCTGTCGAGCTACACCACCGACATGACCTCGGTGGAACAGGCGCTCGCCAGCGGACAGCTCGTCGCCGCGATGACGTGGAATGCCTCGGCGGTGGCACTGCGCAAGCAGAACGTGCCGGTGACGTTCATGAAGCCGAAGGAAGGCATGCTCACCTGGGCCTGCGGCTTCGTGATGCTGAAGGGCACGCCCCATGCCGATCTCGTCTACGACTTCATCAACAGCCGGCTGGAGGCGAGTTCCGGCCAGAAGCTGATCGAGGACTACGGTTACGGCGCCTCGACGACGACGGCCTTCGACGCCGTGCCGAAGGAGACGCTGGAGAGCCTGCAGCTTCCCGCCGACCCGAACGTCGCGCTGAAGACCACCATCTTCACCGGGCCGATGAAGCAGGCCGACGAACTCGCCAAGATGTTCGAGAAGGTGAAGGCCGGCGGCTGA